The Sediminispirochaeta smaragdinae DSM 11293 genome has a segment encoding these proteins:
- a CDS encoding ABC transporter ATP-binding protein produces the protein MDKVLEIQDLQVDFVSETRRLHALRGITFHIEKGETLGLVGESGCGKSLTALSVMQLIPTPPGEICGGSIMFRGRNLLEFSEKEMRAVRGNRISMIFQEPMTSLNPVFTVGNQLIEVIHLHMNKTRSEAEELAADMLATVGMSDVRKRLKEYPHELSGGLRQRVMIAMALLCQPEILIADEPTTALDVTIQAQIIDLIENLKMQFGTSVLMITHDLGVIAESCSRVAVMYAGVIIEMANVDELFRNPLHPYTRGLLSSIPSLGKRARLTTIKGMVPDLSDMPKGCAFFPRCEYGCDRCLEERPYLKKSNNHYVACWRPMDE, from the coding sequence ATGGATAAGGTTCTAGAAATACAAGACTTGCAAGTTGATTTTGTTTCCGAAACCCGACGTCTTCATGCCTTGCGGGGGATAACTTTTCATATTGAGAAGGGAGAAACGCTTGGGCTAGTAGGGGAGTCTGGTTGTGGAAAAAGTCTTACGGCTCTCAGTGTTATGCAGCTCATTCCAACGCCACCGGGAGAAATTTGTGGCGGTAGTATTATGTTTCGAGGTAGAAATTTACTGGAATTCTCGGAAAAAGAAATGCGTGCTGTCCGAGGAAATAGAATCTCAATGATTTTCCAGGAACCCATGACCAGTTTGAATCCCGTATTTACCGTCGGGAACCAGTTGATTGAAGTAATACATCTTCATATGAACAAAACACGATCGGAAGCTGAAGAGCTTGCTGCGGACATGCTTGCTACAGTCGGTATGTCCGATGTACGGAAGCGCTTGAAGGAATATCCACATGAACTTTCTGGGGGATTGAGACAACGAGTTATGATAGCCATGGCCCTTTTATGTCAACCAGAAATCCTTATTGCTGATGAACCTACAACGGCTCTTGATGTCACTATACAGGCCCAGATCATAGACCTTATAGAGAATCTCAAAATGCAGTTTGGTACTTCCGTCTTAATGATTACTCACGATCTTGGTGTTATTGCGGAAAGTTGCTCACGAGTAGCCGTTATGTATGCCGGAGTTATTATTGAGATGGCCAATGTAGATGAGTTATTCAGAAATCCGTTACATCCCTACACGAGGGGACTCTTAAGCTCCATCCCTTCACTAGGAAAGCGAGCCAGACTTACTACCATCAAAGGGATGGTTCCTGATTTGTCGGATATGCCTAAGGGGTGTGCTTTTTTCCCCCGATGTGAATACGGATGTGACAGATGTCTTGAGGAGAGACCCTATTTGAAGAAATCAAACAATCACTATGTAGCCTGTTGGAGGCCTATGGATGAATGA